The region GCTCTAGGCACTGGAACAGAGAACCCTGCAGCTCATGGAGGACCACAGTGGAGCAGATACCcacactgcagcccagggaggaccCCATGCCAGAGCAGAAGGCTATGCCCGGAAGGAACTGCAGCCCGTGGAGAGCAGAGGTTTTTTCCTGAAGGATGTGTATCCCATGGAAAGGACTCATGCTGAAGTAGGGGAAAAgtgtaagaaggaaggaaggagcacCTGAGAGGAATTGTTGTGGACTGACTGCAAACCTGCATTCCCTATTCCTCTGCACCATTCAGAAGCAGGGAAGAGGTGGGGGAGTTGGGAATGAAGGAAaaagttgagcctgggaagaagttAGGGGAAGGAGGtattattttaacttttgtATTTGTTCCTCACTACCCTCATCTACTTTAATTGGCATTAAATAGcattaattttccccaaggTGAATCCGGCTTGCCTGTGATAGTAATTGGTGAGTGGTCTCCCTGTCCTTACCTCAACCCATGAgattttcatcttattttctctccctgtcctgctgaggaggaggagtgagagagcagctgggtgggtgTCTGACAGCCAGACAAGGTTAACCCACGGCAATAACTAAAACCAGAATTAAGACCATCTGCCTTCCCAAAACAGGGGAGACATTAtggcaaatacatttttcctcaaGATATATAATGTTGGAGTAAATCTAAGCATGATGTTCCCCCTTTTAccttccttcagaaatgaatgtgaaaacatttttattgtaacTGTAGTGCTACACTCACACATCAGTTTTTACACTCACAAAGCAGCAATGTTATGTTGCGTTAATGGACCCCTAAATCAGATTCTAGGATTCTGAATTTGACTACTTATTTCACAGGTTAGAGGAGATGAGATATGAAACTGGCTTAAAAGGCCCgaaatgctttctgctttttgtgaTTCTGATtctatttattatattttgaaGTATGTATTTAGGGACGTGATTTTTATAAAACATGTTTGTGGAGCTAACTAGTAAAGGTAACAAAAACtcaaataattgaaaaatatgcagaaaaagaaagccagACAAATTTTGTAGTCATTGAAATGCACTACAGAATTGCCTTTCTACAGTAGGTTAGTATATTAATAACATTTGGTTTTGGTGACTAACTTCCACTCCTGTTCCCTTGTATGTCATAGTGCTCTTTACATGGTTAACTGTTTTCGTGTTTAGAACACCTCTGAGTTCTAAGGCTACGTTCAGGAGCAAAGGTTGGCGATAAGCAATCCGTAACTTTGCTAGGCTTCACAAGAACCATGTGGAAGAGAAGCTCTGGAAAGAGAGTTATCACTAATCTCAGGAAGAGATAACCAGAGGACAAAGGAAGCTATATGAGCTCCTCAGCCTTTTTTccccatggaaaaaaaatggcatctCACAAAGATGAAACATATCTCTACTTTTCCTAATTTCTAACACAACACTGTGGCGtaaaaacataatgaaatatttaaagacatctttttactcatttttcttcatgtggGAACTGTGTGAGGCTGCATATGGGAACAAAGGAGCTGAGAACCTCAATTactcttttccttccctaaCTATTTTAGGAGTCCTCTGGAGAAGGTATGAATGTCCATGCCCATGTAGCCATCAGGCATGAATTAGCTTTCTAACAGTCCCATTGATTACGTAATTAAAGTTCCGGTCccttcatttttcattcttctaaTCCTATATCCTCCATACCTCTATACACACAAATATGAATAGACCCAATCTGCAGCATGTTATCCCTCACACAGACACAAAGACAGAATCAAAAGGTAATTTTGTATGTCTTGTGTCTCTCTTAAACTCTTGGCATAGGTTCTAAGCAAAAAGACTTCTCAAGATATATACTGGCTTATATCTAGTATGAGATGCATTAAAATCCTCCTTTTAATTTATGTCAATTAGCTTTTAATGTGTAGAGGAGAAATATTGTCACTTTATAATGAATAGCATGCAAGAACCCACATCCTCTTCACTCAAAGGAAATTTCTGAGGTTACAGCTCAGTGAAATTGAAGTTCTATCAATTTTGATGCCAGATGTCTGATTGCTTTAATAGGACATAAATATGTAATTTAATACCTGatgttattttctctctttctcttcctctctttttttctcagaacaAATTATGACATCGACATCTAAAGGAATTTTCCGGCCATTTTTTATTATCTTCATTGTCCTTGGTTGTTTCATGgcatttatattaatttatatcAAACCAACAAATAGCTGGATCTCTGGTCCTATAGAATCAGCCAGctcagttttgaaaatgaagagCTTCTTTTCTTCTAAAACTGATAATCTTAATGAGACTACTATTTTGATCTGGGTTTGGCCATTTGGTCAGACATTCGATCTAACATCCTGCCAAACGATGTTCAATATCCACGGGTGCCATCTGACTATTGACCGCTCACTATATAACAGATCCCATGCTGTTCTCATCCATCACAGGGACATTAGCTGGGATCTGACTAATTTACCTCAGCAAGCCAGGCCACCATTCCAGAAGTGGATTTGGATGAATTTGGAGTCTCCAACTCATACTCCACAAAAGAGTGGCATTGAACACCTCTTTAACCTGACCCTGACTTATCGGCGTGATTCAGACATTCAGGTGCCTTATGGCTTCATGATGGTCGGCACAGGTTCCTTTACATTTGAAGTGCCAAGTAAGGAAAACTTGGTCTGTTGGGTTGTAAGTAACTGGAACCCTGAGCACGCTCGAGTCAAGTATTACAATGAGCTTAGCAAATATATTGAAATCCATACCTATGGACAAGCGTTTGGAGACTACGTCAATGATAAAAATTTGATTCCAACTATCTCCACTTGCAAATTCTACCTTTCCTTTGAAAATTCAATCCACAAAGATTACATTACTGAGAAACTTTATAATGCTCTTCTGGCCGGATCAGTACCAGTTGTATTGGGCCCTTCCAGAGAAAACTATGAGAATTACATTCCAGCAGACTCTTTCATACATGTGGAAGATTTTCTCTCCCCAAGAGAGCTGGCAGAATATCTTCTGATGCTTGACAAAAACAACAAGATGTACCTTAGTTATTTCAACTGGAAGAAGGATTTCTCAGTGCATCTTCCTAGGTTCTGGGAATCACATGCATGTCTTGCTTGTGATCATGTGAAAAGACACCAGGAATACAAGTCTATTGGAAATTTAGAAAAATGGTTTTGGAATTaatttatgtgtgtgtacatgtgtgcaCTTTTTTGAAGAAGCCAGAAGAAACTTCAGTCCAagtggagaggaaaggaaaagaggaaaaaaaaaaagaatgaaaaaggaaaagagaaccTTGTGTCACGGTTTTATCAGTTATCCTCTCTTGGCTAtcctatttatattttataagaGATTTTAAGAGATCATCAGAAGTCATCAATACTCAGTTTTAAATTATACTGTACATACTAATTATGTGCACTGAAGAATATTTGATTGTTTActataatttttaaacaaaattttccactttttctgtgaaatatgtCCCAGTCTTACACTTAAGGTAGCCATTTtaacacttctctttttttatttttaacattacatttaattttaaccTATTTGGAAAATGAGGACACAACTTTTAAATGCCAGAGAAAATTTTAAGAACATAATTTGCTGAAATGTGTGGAATATTTCAAAAAGCATTAAAGTTTTCTATGGTTCACCTTACATTTTAAGAACACAGTAAAGTTCAATACTTATCATTATTTCAGTGTGACCAATTGCACCCCTTTTTAAGGGTGATGAATctagaaatataatttttaaaaggtattacAATAGTAGACAGTCTTTGTTTCTAAAAAGATGTTTCTAACAAATAGCTCCATCAAGTTACTTTaggaatatttctgttcttACCCTCTGAAGAGTAAAGAAATCAGACAGAGAGAAGATGAACAACCTTAGTGACCAAAGCCCAGGTTCATCCAATCTTTGAGAGTATTTAAAGGCAGCATATCCTTAAGACTCATCGTGTCTCAAGTATGGTTTACCTGAACCAGGGCTGTAAGTGGTGTTATACAGagataaacagatttttaacatAGGCATTTGATTACATCAGCCTCATGCACTGAATTCAGCTGGGAATAATGAATTTTTAGAAATAGCTTGTTGCAAAATTTTAGCAATTTCTCTCATATAATTTCTTCAATAATTGTGAATTTATTGCCAATTCTGTAAAGATCTGTTGAACTTTAATTGTAGCAGAACAACTTGCTGTTATGGCTCATgaatttgggggggaaaaaaaaaaagtttattttatgaaagaaaTGTGCTGAAATTCAGTAAACAAGTTATCAGGCTGACATATTCAACAATTCAACTCAATTAGatgatttgttgtttttttaaagaaatattttatgtgaCAGGCATAAACATGAAGAGCACCAGTTGctataaatatttgaatatataaATAGGTTCCTAAGTATTAAATCTGCTCTGATAACAAATACATAAATGTGATATTGTCATGATTGTTTAAAATGTCTGCTTTTAATGTTTGtcatttgattttattatttttttctttcagctaaaaCTTAAATACCTGATTGCTATGTATATTCATATGTACAAAGTTGTTTTATATAACATAAGTGTATGGATATTTTGGTATCAAATGAAAGTCAATTAGCTTGCTTTTTCAGGTCAAAACCTTACAAATCATAAcctctactgaaaaaaaaaaacctgtaaataCTTCGGCTTATGTGATATATGAGACCCTGATCAAGCAAAATTGTTGATCAAGTACTTAAGATTAaaatttcagacaaaaatattgCTGAAGTAAGAGAATAAGAGAGTTAAACAATGATAAACATTTAGTAAAAGATAAGGTGACTTgtcagatttattattttttttaccccaGGCtggaacagaaatacagaaggcTGTAAAAGTAATGAAGTTATATTTCTAAAACAGGAAACTCCACAGAAAGTTCATGCTCTCCTTATGActtcaaaagctgttttcttatccagatatttatttatattatttattgctGTATTTAAAGGCTACTTTGCAATATACTGTGAACCTCCTAAATTCACCAGCATTACAGTATGAAACAAGATGAGCTTACCTTGCAAATTCATGCAATATAATGAAATGCAGTCTTCTAAAAGCAAAGCACTGACATGGATATAATGTGAGCAGTATTTCTATCATTTTGAAGGCAAGTGGTTATTGCCTACAGTCCGTCCTGTAGGACatcatgccttttgttttcaggaAGGCTATGAAATTCTCGGTCACTGAATATGTCACTACTTTGGCTGGATAATCTGATTCCCTTGATGCTGGAATTTGGAAGTTCTTTGCATTGATCTCAGTGGAAGTACATTCACCCCTTCGTGAATGTGCACAGTTTTCATTCCTCATTTCAGATAGTGAGAATTGTGCTGTGTTTTACAAGGTCTTATGTCAAATCAGACTGGTTTCTTGGCATAAAGACAGCCTATAAATTGTTATATTAATAACAAGTAAGCACAATAATAAGATATATGACCTGTAACTACAAATATCAGTCTGTGTATACACAGGAATGTTTTGAGATATGTGCTAAATTTTAAGGCTGTAAGTAATGTAATATCTCTGTGAACACTGAATCCAGCCAGCATGGCTAATCTTGTGCTGAATTTTAAGAAATGTGAAGGTCTTTTGATGGAACTGGAAAGAGAATTGTTCTCTTCACAGAAACTCCACACAAGGCTTATACACTTTGCATTCAGGATATGTTGCTAAAattgtttcaaatatttaaaaaaaaaaaaaaaaaaaaggagaagataaATCTAATCCAGATTGAAATGACcaagaatcaaagaatcatgaCCAAAGCCTGTACAAAAGACATGACCCTAATGCGTCACTTCTTGAAGAGTATGGGCTTGGAACATAAGTGAGCCAACCATTTCAAGGTTGTCTGGAGGTATCAAGCCTTAAGCAGTTCTGGATGTAAAGAGCTTTGCAGACAGAAGATGAAGCATCTTCAGGCATGTTCAGCCAATGTGGTAAACCATGTAAAGCAATGGATGTAAAACATCTGGACTCCATGCATGCATAAAGGCAGTGTACCCAGACCTACACATCTAACTCACACAAGATTGATTCCAGTCTATGTATAGCATAAAGCATTGTGATGTCAATGAGTTACCCTACATGAACAGCATGCATAAATGGACTCAAATAGCAAATCACTGTGAAGGAGAATGGTTAAAACCAATTAATTATGGTAGTATAAATTACACGGAATTAGTTAAAATAGAGAACAAGGTATGATTAGTGCCTTGGTACCTCTGGCAAAAGAATATACTTGTACTAGAAAGatgagaaatcacagaatcttagggattggaagggacctcgaaagatcatctagtccaatccccctgccagagtaGGAAAACTTAGAtgaggaatgtgtccaggtgggttttgaatgtctccagagtaggagactctacaacctccctgggcagcctgttccagtgttatggcaccctcactgtgaagaagtttcttctcatacttaagtggaacctcctgtgttccaggttgcacccattgccccttgtcttatcactggttgtcaccaagaagagcctggctccattctcatgatactcaccctttacatattcataaacattaataaggtcacccctcagtctcctccaacttaaagagccccagttccctcagcctttcctcataagtgagacgctccactcccttaatcatctttgtcgccctgcgctggactctctccagcagttccctgtccttcttgaactgaggggcccagaactggacacaatattccagatgtggtctcaccagggcagagtagaggggaaggagaacctctctccacctactaaccacgccccttgtaatacaccccaggatgccattggccttcctggccacaagggcacagtgctggctcatggtcatccttctgtctaccaggacccccaCATCACTtacccctacgctgctctctaacaggtcgttccccaacttatactggaacctggggttgttcttgcccagatgcaagactctacacttgcccttgttgtatttcattaaattttccccgcccaactctccagcctgtccaggtcccgctggatggcagcacagccttctggcatgtcagccactcctcccagcttggtgccatcagcaaacttgctgatagtacactctattccctcatccaagtcagtgataaatatattgaataatactggccccactACTGACCCTTGaagcactccactagatacaggcctccagctagactctgccccattgattACAACTGTCTGgattctttccttcagccagtttacagtccacctcactacctgatcatccagtccacacttccaAATCTTCACATCTTTCACACCACATCTTACTATTTTCTCAACAATTGTATTTCAGgcattcagtttattttatttgccaGTCCACAATAATCTGGCACATGCACTTGTCACAAGTTAAATTGTCAGTCACTGAAGACAAAGAGTAATCATTATTCTCAATTTTACAATGGCttctttttgatgtttttaGCCTCTCTGTCATGCACTGAGCTACCGACATTGCTGCCTTTCTCAGTGCGGAAAATAAGACCCAAACCAGATAAAATACTAACTGCAGATGTATTGCTACCCCACTGAATGCGAACAGACATCAGACAAAACTGGCAGCAGATCCTTTTAAAGCAGAgttgtaattttatttcacagaCACTCAATGACCACAGCAGCTCTTGCTCAGTGTGAGATCTCCATTCCTTAGCAAATCCTGGTTGCCCATTTCTTTGAATACCTCTTGCCATCCAAGGTGTCTGTATTCTCAATGAACAAGCAGCTTGAGCAAGGCCCGCAGAATGTGTGAGACACAACCAGCAACATATTTGTCTTTCAAGAAACAgatcaaataaaatgaaagttgGACTGAGACAGCATGAATGTGGGGATTTGTAGAGTTCATGCAGGCTGAGCAAGATACAGGAAACTGGCACTACTAAATACAGTAAACAGATACTTACTGTTTCTAGTTTGTTTCTCAAACggggctttaaaaaaaataaacgtAACAAGTAATTTTCTCACATCTGTAATCAAGCAAGCTTcagttaaataaacaaaaactgtTGCTGATTTTTCAAGTATGGGACTCCCACTAACCTTCTATAATCTCTTTTATTAgataaaaaataacattcagGGGGAGGAGTGAAGTCTGTCAGTAAGATAATCATATTTCTGATCTGACTTCAAAAAtctattcttattttttctttattgattttgaaacaaatctTCACGTCCTCTGGCAACAATACTTCCTGAACTTGATTCAAGAAAGACCTTAAGCACATGCATATGACCATGAGATTCGAGCACGTGCTTACATTTAAGAACATCTCAAATGTTTTAATGCATTGGAGCTTCAAACAGTATGCTTTCACTGCCTTTGGGAATCATACTACTGAGGACAGTCTATAATCAAACAGAGGTCAATTTGTGTGGCCTCTTTTGCACCACATGTGTCCATCCTGTGAGTGGACTGGCCGCTCCACACTGAAAACTGTTTGCACTAATTCTGGCATAGTGTCCATCCATTACACCTTGGCTCTACTCTTCTGCTTCAGCGTACTGTACGTGCCACCATTGCCTCATGCCCCCACTCAGCTTGGCACCCACCACACTGCCTGCCTGTGCTGTGCGAGGGGAGTGAACTTGTATGTGGTGtaaggaggggagaggagctgaGGCTTGCTGAGATTTTGAGGGCTGTTTTAGGAATAAACATAAAACCTGGTCCGTGTGTGCATCCTTTTAATCTGGACTGAGTGTGTCCTAGGGAGGGTCAGTCTCAGCTGTCCCTGATTTTCCTcttgaatgaaaatatttggtttAATCTAGATGAGACTCTGTGAGCAAACAACTGTGTGTGCAAAGTGGGAACAAGAGATGTGTCTGTGCAGGCCGACAAGGAGGCTTCTGATCTAGTTAAACCTAATGGTGAAAGTTAATCAAATACTTTAAGTGTTTCCTTGGTCAAAACTAGTACATTATTCCAAAGAGAGTCCAgaggaaatatttgtttatctactagttggtgggttttttcattaatattggCAGagagttctgttttgtttgtttttaatataagtgatttttaaatgttagaaATCAATCAATATGATtcatacaaaataattatttcagcttCCTCTTTCACTCCTTACTCAGCCAAATCTTCCATTGGAGTGAGCTGGTGATTTGGGAAATTCCCATACAAGTAGTACAGGAATGAGTAGAGTAGAATGGCTGGGGTAAAACCCAACCTTCTTATTCATGGATGTTTACTTTCTAATATTTGAAGAACTAGTTCTAGTACTATAGGCAATTCTACCTTCAGAGGATCAGTGTAAAATTTGTACTGGTTAGGTATATTCATAAAAGGTAAAGAAATGCCAAGAAATTTATTAAATAAACCATGCAGTAGTAATTTTAATTCATGGCACAAATGCCACAGAGTGATACAGATGATAAAATCATAAACTCATGAGAAATAATTAGGCCTAGAGACATCACCCTGCAGTTTTCATATAGGAAAAAGTCACTTCATTACTCTACTGGAAAGGTAATTACTTGAGAATCTTTTATGTCACCATATTCTCTACGCAATTAACTGAAACCAACAGTCTCTGTGCAGTGAACAGTTAAGAGATTTACTCATGTGGCAGAAAACCTTTCACCTCCAGGTTAATAGCCTGAATTATGAGTAGGTTGGTCCAGATCGCTGTCTGGCAACCTCTGGTAGATGACTTGGTGACCACAGTCAGGGTTCTCATTCCTGCTTTCAGCCAAGGAGGCAAAGAACTGACCTGAGACTCACCTGACACCTTCTGTGCATATTTTGGCAGCCTGTACCATGCCTGTTTATGATTACGCAGAAGACGTTGCTGTTCCACACAATAAGGGTATTGGCATTTTTTTGAAGTATGATGCCAGTCTGTACAAATGAAGTATTCATGCATGGGGGAACTCTTCATTAATATTCTTAAGTAAATAATtagtaagaaaattatttaataattgCAAGTTGGCAGCAAAAGCAATTGGTTTTTTATTCTTATATGAGCTAGTCCAGTGGAAAACAGGCCTTGATGAAACCTTATCCCCCTGACTTGGTACAGCCTGTTTGGATCCAGATACAGGGATATGCATGACGGCAAAATTTGAAAGGGATAAAGTAAACCAACACTGTTTGGCAAATAAATTAACCACAAAATCTGCACTTTATTTTATAGCACACATGTTCTAAGAGATGAGATTAAAAAGTTTGGAAAGTAAACTCCCTTGGTGCAATGTAGTGTTCTAAAGATTCAGTGGATATACTGAAGAGAAGGCAGTGAAAAGCTTTTCCATCTGCACAAAATCCTAATGTGCCAAACTGTTTccaatgaatgaaaaaaacagttaaatatGCTGACTTTTTATTAGGATTTGCAAAATCTTCTATTAACGCACTGTAATTTTGCACTATtttgtaagaaaagaaaaaaggaaaaagaaaaaaggaactgaaaaagaaacagaaaaagaaatctaaaaatAGATGCCAAAtgtatattttgtaaaatactatttttcttaCATAAAGTGTCATCACATTGTGAATCTGTGTTATTGTAAACTGTGAAAAAATGTGATGTAGTCTTGTGACACAGCCTTCCAAGGGCCATTTCTAACACACAGATTAGTCACCTGGACTTGTTTATATGAAACATATTCATAATCTGAGATCACTTTTATACTTATTTTTTGTAGACTATTTTTCCACATTTACAACACAACTGTTATTTTATATCAAACattaattttgatttaaaatattatttgtgtaGGTGGGTGGGTATCTTAAATGTGCCAGAGATtcaaaactgtaacaaagataattcagaaattattctttGCCAAACTGTAATGCTACTGAAATCAAAGACATTTTGTGGAATAAGCAGACAAACTGTCAATAAATGATAGTTTCTATTCCATGATAATGATGTTAATGTTACATTTGCAAGGATAAATGCCTGTAGTTATGAGCTGCATttcccttctgtctttctgtatGTTGCGGAAAGGAAACTGGGTGGCATAGCTGAGCGACATCAATATTCAGCCACTCACATAATATGCCATGGACTTGACCTCTGAAATATAGTGGtgaaaactaggaaaaaaaaacctaaactgCCTGTCCTAATTCAAACTCACTTTCTTTGGTGGGTCATGTGAAAAGACTCTTCGAGCAAGATCAGGACCAAAGTCCCTTTCTTGTGTTCTTGAGCTTACAGATATAGCATTGAGTGGGATCTGATACGAACCCTTGCTTCATGCTCTCAGAGAGCTAATGATAGTCCTTGTATTGACAAATTAagcttttatgttttatatagtatatatataatGCATAAATTCGCGTGTAAGAAATAGTAATCATGCAAAAGTgaattttcataaaaataatgaaaatcatTCTTACCTGCAGGCACATTTTAAGATGCCATGTTAAAAGGAGATCTtgtaaaaagctgttttttatttattagtgATTGTATATTTTTCCCCATGAACTAGACATTTTATAACAGGGATTCTACTAAGCTGTTTCTTTGTTCCCTTTGAACAATATCATCACTCAGAGATGCATCTGAAAAATGTAGAGGTTCGATCACTtatgtttttcagtatttttttaatttgatgttGTTAAACTTTTTCTGATTACCTATAGCTATATTCAGAGTTTTCAACACAATTTGACTGCAGTCAGAAGATACCTACTGTGTGAAACTACAGGTAACTGTAACTATTTCAAGGACTTTCATCATTTCTgggaaaattaatatttcagaacTCTGATTATAAGAAGGTTAACAAGCAGCTCACTGACTTATTTATCGAGCACTGGAATTCTCCCCAAAGGATAAACACTGAATTATGTAAATAATAGTGCTCTATATAAGCCTAACAAATTATTGTAATaggtatatttaaaataaaaagagaacatTCTAAGTGTACTGTAGTCTTTTATCATCATTTCATAGGTCAAATGTCATTCTTCTTGCAGTAGTTCTCATCAAGAGTCTGATCTACAGATTGTTGCTAGTCACTCCCATGACTTCTGGCTGAGATCTCACAAACAGATTTGTACTTATTTTCAAGCTGTTAAACATTAAATTCTTGTAAGTGTTCAGGGTCAAACTCAATTAATACAGACTGTTGCATGCTTTTGCTGCATACAGCAAGCAACACAGATGAATCAGTATGATTCCACAACTGAGGTTACTTTGCTGTGCTTTCAAAAATGCAATTATGAAGCACTCTTTGAGCaatgatctgattttttttttattacaagaTATTTTATATTGGAAAATGGGCTTTATTAGATGTGTGtaatcttacaaaaaaaaaatctttaaaagttCTCAGAGAAGTAGAATAGTAATTTATATGttcatttttcattgctttatCTACTGTACAAATAACCTACATTTGCAGAGCTTaactgtatcaaaaatagcaaaTGTTTAACACAATGtgtcaattttatttttaaatataaattcaataaaattaaatagctgccactgaaataaatgtaataaataatGCAGTACTCCCAGTAGTACAGAACATTTGGTCCCAGTGATCACAAATTTTACCCAAGACAGAATATTATATCTTGCTACTGTGCAGCTTGAAGAATGGGTTGGGGTcttcaaaaatcacagaatcacagaaaagttggggttggaagggacctctggagatcatctagtccaacccacctgctagagcaggttgacccagagcagatcacacaggagtgtgtccaggtgggtcttgaatgtctccagagaaggaggctacacaacctctctgagcagcctgttccagtgctctggcaccctcaaagtaaagaagtttttcctcatgtttagatggaacctcctgtgcttcagtctctgccagttgcccctcatcctatcatcaggcaccactgaaaggagtctgatcCCATTCTCTTGACAttcacccttcagatatttataagcattgatgagatcccctctcagccttctcttctccaggttgaacagacccagctctctcagtttctcctggtaagaaagatgct is a window of Columba livia isolate bColLiv1 breed racing homer chromosome 3, bColLiv1.pat.W.v2, whole genome shotgun sequence DNA encoding:
- the FUT9 gene encoding 4-galactosyl-N-acetylglucosaminide 3-alpha-L-fucosyltransferase 9 isoform X1, giving the protein MGSESAPRSSPGPAAHPCSRDRCCSCPAAPRAPGAAPPPRYPQSPPRTEQIMTSTSKGIFRPFFIIFIVLGCFMAFILIYIKPTNSWISGPIESASSVLKMKSFFSSKTDNLNETTILIWVWPFGQTFDLTSCQTMFNIHGCHLTIDRSLYNRSHAVLIHHRDISWDLTNLPQQARPPFQKWIWMNLESPTHTPQKSGIEHLFNLTLTYRRDSDIQVPYGFMMVGTGSFTFEVPSKENLVCWVVSNWNPEHARVKYYNELSKYIEIHTYGQAFGDYVNDKNLIPTISTCKFYLSFENSIHKDYITEKLYNALLAGSVPVVLGPSRENYENYIPADSFIHVEDFLSPRELAEYLLMLDKNNKMYLSYFNWKKDFSVHLPRFWESHACLACDHVKRHQEYKSIGNLEKWFWN
- the FUT9 gene encoding 4-galactosyl-N-acetylglucosaminide 3-alpha-L-fucosyltransferase 9 isoform X2, whose product is MTSTSKGIFRPFFIIFIVLGCFMAFILIYIKPTNSWISGPIESASSVLKMKSFFSSKTDNLNETTILIWVWPFGQTFDLTSCQTMFNIHGCHLTIDRSLYNRSHAVLIHHRDISWDLTNLPQQARPPFQKWIWMNLESPTHTPQKSGIEHLFNLTLTYRRDSDIQVPYGFMMVGTGSFTFEVPSKENLVCWVVSNWNPEHARVKYYNELSKYIEIHTYGQAFGDYVNDKNLIPTISTCKFYLSFENSIHKDYITEKLYNALLAGSVPVVLGPSRENYENYIPADSFIHVEDFLSPRELAEYLLMLDKNNKMYLSYFNWKKDFSVHLPRFWESHACLACDHVKRHQEYKSIGNLEKWFWN